From one Streptomyces sp. ICC1 genomic stretch:
- a CDS encoding FAD-dependent oxidoreductase translates to MERTTCCVVGGGPAGMVLALLLARAGVEVTVLEKHGDFLRDFRGDTVHPSTLSLLDDIGLAVRFARLPQRRVTSVQLPIGPDRSLVTVGNIGALHGKYNYIAMVPQWDLLDLLADEAGKEPSFRLRMDTEATSFLMEGGRVAGVRYRTANGAEGELRATLTVACDGRGSFARVLPELGLESFPCPMDAWWFRLPRHESDPSGLVGGLSERFFSALIDRGDYWQCAGLIPKGTDAERRAEGLDRFMAQFTQAVPWLADREHSVASWDEVKLLDVRLDRLRRWHRPGLLCIGDAAHAMSPVFGIGINLAVQDAVAAARHLVEPLRAGTVGLHDVRRVQLRRMPTTVATQGLQRLAHAQVIEPLLAGRVAFGHPQVAKRLTELVTDSRWLNRVPAYFIAYGALRERPPAQSIRGGATVRGASRAARPC, encoded by the coding sequence GTGGAGCGTACGACCTGCTGTGTGGTGGGAGGCGGGCCCGCCGGGATGGTGCTGGCCCTGCTGCTGGCCCGGGCCGGGGTGGAGGTCACCGTACTGGAGAAGCACGGCGACTTCCTGCGCGATTTCCGCGGCGACACCGTGCACCCGTCCACCCTGTCGCTGCTGGACGACATCGGCCTCGCCGTACGGTTCGCCCGGCTGCCGCAGCGGCGCGTGACCTCGGTGCAGTTGCCCATCGGGCCGGACCGCTCCCTCGTCACGGTCGGGAACATCGGGGCGCTGCACGGGAAGTACAACTACATCGCGATGGTGCCGCAGTGGGACCTGCTCGACCTGCTCGCCGACGAGGCGGGCAAGGAGCCTTCCTTCCGGCTGCGCATGGACACGGAGGCGACGTCCTTCCTGATGGAAGGCGGCCGGGTCGCGGGCGTGCGGTACCGCACCGCGAACGGCGCCGAGGGCGAGCTCAGGGCCACACTGACGGTGGCCTGCGACGGCCGCGGATCCTTCGCCAGGGTGCTGCCCGAGCTCGGCCTGGAGAGCTTCCCGTGCCCGATGGACGCCTGGTGGTTCCGGCTGCCGCGCCATGAGAGCGATCCCAGCGGGCTCGTGGGAGGCCTGAGCGAGCGGTTCTTCAGCGCGCTCATCGACCGCGGGGACTACTGGCAGTGCGCGGGCCTCATCCCGAAGGGGACCGATGCAGAGCGCCGCGCCGAAGGCCTGGACCGGTTCATGGCCCAGTTCACACAGGCCGTCCCGTGGCTGGCCGACCGGGAGCACTCGGTCGCCTCCTGGGACGAGGTCAAGCTGCTCGACGTACGGCTGGACCGGCTGCGCCGCTGGCACCGGCCGGGACTGCTGTGCATCGGCGACGCCGCGCACGCCATGTCGCCGGTCTTCGGCATCGGCATCAACCTCGCCGTGCAGGACGCGGTGGCCGCGGCCCGCCACCTCGTGGAACCGCTGCGCGCGGGGACGGTCGGGCTGCACGACGTGCGCCGCGTACAGCTCCGCCGCATGCCCACGACCGTGGCGACCCAGGGCCTGCAGCGCCTGGCCCACGCCCAGGTCATCGAACCCCTGCTGGCCGGGCGCGTCGCGTTCGGCCACCCGCAGGTGGCGAAGCGGCTGACGGAGCTCGTCACCGACTCGCGGTGGCTGAACCGGGTGCCGGCCTACTTCATCGCGTACGGGGCGCTGCGCGAGCGGCCGCCGGCGCAATCGATCCGCGGCGGCGCCACGGTGCGGGGGGCGTCCCGCGCGGCGCGACCGTGCTGA
- a CDS encoding Gfo/Idh/MocA family oxidoreductase encodes MPPVSLLVIGAGERGTGYARWALDHPDRATVVAVAEPREVRRTRFAATHGIAPEGAVADWKDVLARGKIADAVLICTPDRLHVEPAVAFAALGYPILLEKPMALDEDGCREIVAAVERSGVMLAVGHVLRYTPYTRTLKQLVDSGRIGDIVSVQHLEPVGFWHQAHSFVRGNWRRHDESTSMLMAKSCHDLDWLQYIIGSPPARVSSFGRLSHFTAANRPAGAADRCPDCAVEPGCPYSARRLYGGMLDRGEHVWPLSVVVDEFTPSVLDDALRTGPYGRCVYACDNDVVDHQVVAMEFPGGATATFTMTAFTELTNRRTRIFGTRGELTGDGETIRVYDFLTRAEETVTPAGQGGVTAADGHGGGDAGLMDAFVGAVATGDRGLVTSGARESLAGHLAVLAAERARHGGTVEPVPGTIRESRSARPGRASRP; translated from the coding sequence ATGCCACCTGTCTCGCTGCTCGTCATCGGCGCCGGTGAACGCGGAACCGGATACGCCCGGTGGGCCCTTGACCACCCGGACCGTGCGACCGTCGTCGCCGTCGCCGAACCCCGCGAGGTGCGCCGTACCCGCTTCGCGGCGACGCACGGCATCGCTCCCGAGGGCGCGGTCGCCGACTGGAAGGACGTCCTCGCCCGCGGCAAGATCGCTGACGCGGTGCTCATCTGCACGCCCGACAGGCTGCACGTGGAACCGGCCGTGGCCTTCGCCGCCCTCGGCTACCCCATCCTGTTGGAGAAGCCGATGGCCCTCGACGAGGACGGGTGCCGGGAGATCGTCGCGGCCGTCGAGAGGTCCGGGGTGATGCTCGCCGTCGGTCACGTGCTGCGCTACACCCCTTACACGCGCACCCTCAAACAGCTCGTCGACTCCGGGCGGATCGGTGACATCGTCAGTGTCCAGCACCTGGAGCCCGTCGGCTTCTGGCACCAGGCGCACTCCTTCGTGCGCGGCAACTGGCGCCGCCACGACGAGTCGACCTCCATGCTCATGGCCAAGTCCTGCCACGACCTGGACTGGTTGCAGTACATCATCGGCAGCCCGCCCGCCCGGGTGTCCAGCTTCGGCCGCCTGTCCCACTTCACCGCGGCCAACCGGCCCGCCGGCGCCGCCGACCGCTGCCCGGACTGCGCCGTCGAGCCCGGCTGCCCGTACTCCGCCCGGCGGCTGTACGGCGGCATGCTCGACCGGGGAGAGCATGTCTGGCCGCTCAGCGTCGTCGTGGACGAGTTCACCCCCTCCGTGCTCGACGATGCCCTGCGCACCGGCCCGTACGGCCGGTGCGTGTACGCCTGTGACAACGACGTCGTCGACCACCAGGTCGTCGCCATGGAGTTCCCCGGCGGGGCCACCGCCACCTTCACCATGACCGCCTTCACCGAGTTGACCAACCGCCGCACCCGGATCTTCGGCACGCGCGGCGAGCTGACCGGCGACGGCGAGACCATCCGCGTGTACGACTTCCTCACCCGCGCCGAGGAAACCGTCACGCCCGCCGGGCAGGGCGGGGTGACGGCCGCTGACGGCCACGGCGGAGGCGACGCGGGACTGATGGACGCCTTCGTGGGAGCCGTCGCCACCGGGGACCGCGGCCTCGTCACGTCCGGCGCGCGCGAGTCCCTGGCCGGCCACCTCGCGGTCCTCGCGGCCGAACGCGCCCGGCACGGCGGCACCGTGGAACCGGTGCCGGGCACGATCCGTGAGAGCCGGTCAGCCCGGCCCGGCCGGGCTAGCCGGCCTTGA
- a CDS encoding NAD-dependent protein deacetylase, with protein sequence MRTRPTLSWTPTADLPPGTTDPGPVADALRAGGVLVLSGAGMSTESGIPDYRGERGSLRRHTPMTYQEFTASAQARRRYWARGHLGWRTFGHARPNAGHRAVAAFGLSGMVSGVITQNVDGLHQAAGSEGVVELHGSLDRVVCLSCGALSARRELARRLEEANAGFEPVAAGLNPDGDADLTDEQVGDFRPVPCATCGGVLKPDVVFFGESVPPVRVGRCRELVDAATSLLVLGSSLTVMSGLRFVRQAAEAGKPVLIVNRDPTRGDRHAVTRIALPLGATLTTLAERLDVPVAP encoded by the coding sequence ATGCGTACGCGCCCCACCCTGAGCTGGACCCCGACCGCGGACCTGCCACCCGGCACCACGGACCCGGGCCCGGTCGCCGACGCGCTGCGGGCCGGCGGGGTGCTGGTGCTCAGCGGGGCCGGGATGTCCACGGAGTCGGGCATCCCCGACTACCGGGGCGAGCGCGGAAGCCTGCGCCGGCACACGCCCATGACCTACCAGGAGTTCACCGCCAGCGCTCAGGCCCGGCGCCGGTACTGGGCGCGCGGCCACCTCGGCTGGCGGACGTTCGGGCACGCGAGGCCCAACGCCGGGCACCGGGCCGTCGCGGCGTTCGGGCTGTCCGGGATGGTCTCGGGCGTGATCACCCAGAACGTCGACGGCCTGCACCAGGCCGCCGGCAGCGAGGGAGTGGTGGAACTCCACGGAAGCCTGGACCGGGTCGTCTGCCTGTCCTGCGGCGCCCTCAGCGCCCGCCGTGAACTCGCCCGGCGGCTGGAGGAGGCCAACGCGGGCTTCGAGCCGGTGGCCGCCGGACTGAACCCGGACGGTGACGCCGACCTCACCGACGAGCAGGTCGGGGACTTCCGCCCGGTGCCCTGTGCGACGTGCGGGGGAGTCCTCAAGCCGGACGTGGTGTTCTTCGGCGAGTCCGTGCCGCCGGTGCGGGTCGGGCGCTGCCGCGAACTGGTCGACGCGGCGACCTCTTTGCTCGTACTGGGTTCCTCGCTGACGGTGATGTCCGGGCTCAGGTTCGTCCGCCAGGCGGCCGAGGCCGGGAAGCCCGTACTGATCGTCAACCGGGATCCGACCCGCGGCGACCGCCACGCCGTCACGCGGATCGCGCTCCCCCTGGGGGCGACGCTCACGACCCTGGCCGAACGGTTGGACGTTCCCGTCGCCCCTTGA
- a CDS encoding DUF6296 family protein yields the protein MGEAAEGVRPAPDGPAKASPPQHRGGVVDDHGRAPGAASRVGTGSTAPPSDPERVANANANAENLGGDLGGAPRPAAHPVVNDPAGGIRRAFELVFPDGGEGGPDTVEVTVTGRTGPGGHPVYEDATGIIQAEISDRSEVRVLATGAGQEPPHGVTARPLR from the coding sequence ATGGGAGAAGCGGCAGAAGGCGTACGCCCCGCTCCCGACGGTCCCGCGAAGGCGTCTCCTCCGCAGCACCGGGGCGGAGTCGTCGATGATCACGGGCGGGCCCCGGGGGCCGCATCCCGGGTGGGCACGGGCTCGACCGCGCCGCCGTCCGACCCCGAGCGGGTCGCGAACGCCAACGCCAACGCCGAAAACCTCGGCGGCGACCTCGGCGGAGCACCCCGACCCGCCGCGCATCCGGTGGTGAACGATCCGGCGGGCGGGATCCGGCGCGCGTTCGAGCTGGTGTTCCCCGACGGGGGCGAGGGCGGCCCGGACACCGTGGAGGTGACCGTCACCGGCCGGACGGGGCCGGGAGGCCATCCCGTGTACGAGGACGCCACCGGCATCATCCAGGCGGAGATCAGCGACCGATCGGAAGTGCGCGTCCTGGCCACCGGGGCCGGCCAGGAGCCGCCCCACGGGGTCACCGCGCGCCCCTTGCGCTGA
- a CDS encoding DUF6368 family protein gives MGGPALVIELAEAVPAEVVERLRGFLEDSSAWFEEKRPGGYDLNVFADRLGAADPGEIDGRRPFLVHVMGPGNGDEDIFEAEHADDPDLEPLIGFAPTHAVGVIAGCNRPIDHITTALLTAAVMDVVGGVAAAELLDGQVAVVDGLPGVLAMTDGPLPEVYGTAEFLRAWASQPGFRLLK, from the coding sequence ATGGGTGGACCAGCGTTGGTGATCGAGTTGGCCGAGGCGGTTCCGGCCGAGGTTGTCGAGCGGCTCCGGGGCTTCCTGGAGGACTCTTCGGCCTGGTTCGAGGAGAAGCGCCCCGGCGGCTACGACCTCAACGTGTTCGCTGACCGGCTCGGGGCCGCGGACCCGGGTGAGATCGACGGGCGCCGGCCGTTCCTGGTCCATGTCATGGGGCCCGGGAACGGGGACGAGGACATCTTCGAGGCCGAGCACGCGGATGACCCCGACCTGGAACCCCTCATCGGCTTCGCTCCGACACACGCGGTGGGCGTCATCGCCGGGTGCAACAGGCCGATCGACCACATCACCACGGCCCTGCTGACGGCCGCCGTCATGGACGTGGTCGGCGGCGTCGCCGCTGCTGAGCTCCTTGACGGGCAGGTCGCGGTCGTGGACGGGCTTCCGGGTGTGCTCGCGATGACGGACGGCCCGTTGCCGGAGGTGTACGGCACGGCGGAGTTCCTGCGTGCGTGGGCCTCTCAACCGGGCTTCCGGCTTCTCAAGTAG
- a CDS encoding LysR substrate-binding domain-containing protein: protein MELRTLRYFVAVAEELHFGRAATRLHMSQPPLSRAIKRLEAEVGALLFTRSSAGVTLTAVGTVLLDEARALLAHADRVRVRVSAAAGVATLTVGILGDGTDPGLSRLADSYRRSHPGVDIRIRDTDLTDPTCGLRARTVDVAVTRAPFDETALTVRTLRTDPVGVVLRADDPLAPRDRLRLAELGDRRWFQFPRGTDPVWQSYWNGGRPREGPVVRAVQECLQAVLWNGTVGLAPLGHELPAEFVVVPLVDMAPSRVVAVWNEGSANPLIRSFIGIATAAYRR, encoded by the coding sequence ATGGAGCTACGGACCCTGCGCTACTTCGTGGCGGTCGCCGAGGAGCTCCACTTCGGCCGGGCCGCCACCCGCCTGCACATGAGCCAGCCGCCGCTGAGCCGTGCGATCAAGCGGTTGGAAGCCGAGGTCGGGGCTCTGCTGTTCACCCGCTCGTCCGCCGGCGTCACGCTCACCGCGGTGGGCACGGTGCTGCTCGACGAGGCGCGGGCCCTGCTCGCCCATGCCGACCGTGTCCGTGTACGCGTGAGCGCGGCGGCCGGCGTCGCGACCCTCACCGTCGGCATCCTGGGCGACGGCACCGACCCGGGCTTGTCCCGGCTGGCCGACTCCTACCGCCGAAGCCATCCCGGCGTCGACATCCGCATCCGCGACACCGATCTGACCGACCCGACGTGCGGACTGCGCGCCCGGACGGTCGACGTCGCCGTGACCCGGGCGCCGTTCGACGAGACGGCCCTGACCGTGCGTACGCTGCGGACCGATCCGGTGGGCGTGGTCCTGCGCGCCGACGATCCGCTGGCACCTCGCGACCGGCTGCGGCTGGCCGAACTGGGCGACCGCCGCTGGTTCCAGTTCCCGCGAGGCACCGACCCCGTCTGGCAGTCGTACTGGAACGGCGGCCGGCCGCGCGAGGGGCCGGTGGTGCGCGCCGTCCAGGAATGCCTGCAGGCCGTGCTGTGGAACGGCACCGTCGGGCTGGCCCCGCTCGGACACGAACTGCCCGCCGAGTTCGTCGTGGTGCCGCTCGTCGACATGGCGCCGAGCCGGGTGGTGGCGGTGTGGAACGAAGGCTCTGCCAACCCGTTGATCCGGTCCTTCATCGGGATCGCGACGGCCGCGTACCGCCGCTGA
- a CDS encoding SDR family oxidoreductase: protein MDLGINGKTALVTGAGRGIGLAITQALAAEGVRVVGAARTITPELEKAAAATVSVDLSTRDGATKVVEEAIDAVGGIDFLVNNVGAGDPDALSLGGFLDVDDEQWQTIFDLNLFSAVWTTRAALPSILERRGAIVNISSINARVPAGSPVGYAEAKAALNQLSKRLSEELAPRGVRVNTVSPGVVASPLWTDPNGFGGKVAEAYGVSHGDLLANIPGQFGLASGRITTPEEVADLVAFLLSERAANIHGADHVIDGGTLKAG, encoded by the coding sequence ATGGACCTCGGAATCAACGGAAAGACCGCTCTCGTCACCGGCGCGGGCCGCGGCATCGGCCTCGCCATCACCCAGGCACTGGCCGCGGAGGGCGTCAGGGTGGTGGGCGCCGCGCGCACCATCACCCCCGAGCTGGAGAAGGCCGCCGCCGCCACCGTGTCGGTCGACCTGAGCACGCGCGACGGGGCGACGAAGGTGGTCGAGGAGGCGATCGACGCGGTCGGCGGGATCGACTTCCTCGTCAACAACGTCGGCGCGGGCGATCCGGACGCGCTGTCCCTGGGCGGCTTCCTCGACGTGGACGACGAGCAGTGGCAGACCATCTTCGACCTCAACCTGTTCAGCGCGGTCTGGACGACCCGGGCTGCGTTGCCGAGCATCCTGGAGCGCAGGGGGGCGATCGTCAACATCTCGTCGATCAACGCCCGCGTGCCCGCCGGTTCACCGGTCGGCTACGCGGAGGCCAAGGCGGCACTGAACCAGCTGAGCAAGCGGCTCAGCGAGGAACTGGCACCGCGCGGCGTGCGCGTCAACACCGTCTCCCCCGGTGTCGTCGCGAGCCCGCTGTGGACCGACCCGAACGGCTTCGGCGGCAAGGTGGCCGAGGCCTACGGCGTCAGCCACGGCGATCTGCTCGCGAACATTCCCGGGCAGTTCGGCCTCGCGTCGGGACGCATCACCACACCCGAAGAGGTGGCCGACCTGGTCGCCTTCCTGCTGTCCGAACGCGCCGCCAACATCCACGGCGCCGACCACGTCATCGACGGCGGCACCCTCAAGGCCGGCTAG
- a CDS encoding TetR/AcrR family transcriptional regulator codes for MGRPRNFEPDAVIAQAMEAFWTNGYAGTSPADLAAATGVAKGSLYHAFGSKRELFGKALELYDRAGSEMTEEFLARPSSTKQCIRDYLTLLVDTDLNGPVRRGCLGANTALELGGRDAEATQAVHRMGQHTIQHLTARIEQGQRDGDVAPEVDARAQAQFLLNTIVGLRVMAKTFDRPTLHGIIDTALAGL; via the coding sequence ATGGGCAGGCCGAGGAACTTCGAACCGGACGCGGTCATCGCACAGGCGATGGAGGCGTTCTGGACCAACGGCTACGCCGGCACCTCCCCGGCCGATCTCGCCGCGGCCACCGGTGTGGCCAAGGGCAGCCTGTACCACGCCTTCGGATCCAAGCGCGAGCTGTTCGGCAAGGCCCTCGAGCTCTACGATCGCGCCGGCTCCGAGATGACCGAGGAGTTCCTCGCACGGCCGAGCTCGACCAAGCAGTGCATCCGCGACTACCTGACCCTCCTCGTGGACACGGACCTGAACGGGCCGGTCAGGCGCGGCTGCCTGGGCGCCAACACCGCCCTGGAGCTCGGCGGGCGGGACGCGGAGGCCACCCAGGCGGTCCACCGCATGGGGCAGCACACCATCCAGCACCTCACCGCCCGCATCGAGCAGGGGCAGCGCGACGGCGATGTCGCCCCCGAGGTCGACGCCAGGGCGCAGGCGCAGTTCCTCCTGAACACCATCGTGGGGCTGCGCGTCATGGCCAAGACCTTCGACAGGCCGACCCTTCACGGGATCATCGACACCGCCCTGGCGGGCCTCTGA
- a CDS encoding AI-2E family transporter, with the protein MSDTLSSDKTASALRASARVSAELLLVLVMAAVALWLLGRMWSVLWPLIVALFLTTLTWPLAAFLRRRGWPPALAASVVTVLFLAVAAGVVALIAVPVASQSGELGDGVVKGIQQLREWAAGPPLNIGDAQITGAFDAAVDRVQHSVGTTVSTVATGVSTVFSGLVTAVLALFLMFFFLKDGPRFLPWLTRQLPGRLATDVPVVAERGWETLGSFVRSQAFVGLLDAVFIGLGLWIVGVPLVLPLAVLTFVSAFVPIVGALFAGLVAVLIALVSNGLTDALIVLAIIIVVQQLEGNVFQPMIQSRGLGLHAAVILLAVTLGGSLAGVVGSLLAVPAAALIAVVWNYLREQLTEPPSGPETDGSATANAPL; encoded by the coding sequence ATGTCTGACACGTTGAGTTCCGATAAGACCGCGTCCGCGCTGCGGGCATCCGCGCGGGTCTCCGCCGAGTTGCTGCTGGTCCTCGTGATGGCCGCCGTGGCGTTGTGGCTCCTGGGTCGGATGTGGTCGGTGCTCTGGCCGCTGATAGTGGCCCTCTTCCTCACCACGCTGACGTGGCCGCTGGCCGCCTTCCTGCGCCGGCGCGGGTGGCCCCCGGCCCTGGCCGCGTCCGTGGTGACCGTACTGTTCCTCGCCGTCGCCGCGGGCGTCGTGGCGCTGATCGCCGTACCGGTGGCGTCACAGTCCGGCGAGCTGGGCGACGGCGTGGTCAAGGGGATCCAGCAGCTGCGCGAGTGGGCTGCCGGGCCGCCGCTGAACATCGGCGACGCCCAGATCACAGGGGCGTTCGACGCCGCGGTCGACCGGGTCCAGCACAGCGTCGGCACCACGGTCTCCACGGTCGCCACCGGCGTGAGCACCGTCTTCAGCGGTCTCGTCACCGCCGTCTTGGCCCTCTTCCTGATGTTCTTCTTCCTCAAGGACGGCCCGCGGTTCCTGCCGTGGCTCACCCGTCAGCTCCCCGGCCGGCTCGCCACCGATGTCCCCGTGGTCGCCGAGCGCGGCTGGGAGACGCTCGGTTCGTTCGTCCGCTCCCAGGCGTTCGTCGGTCTGCTCGATGCCGTCTTCATCGGGCTGGGCCTGTGGATCGTCGGTGTTCCCCTGGTGCTGCCGCTGGCGGTGCTGACCTTCGTGTCCGCGTTCGTGCCGATCGTGGGTGCCCTGTTCGCCGGCCTCGTCGCGGTGCTCATCGCGCTCGTCTCGAACGGTCTGACGGACGCGCTGATCGTGCTGGCGATCATCATCGTGGTGCAGCAGTTGGAGGGCAATGTGTTCCAGCCGATGATCCAGAGCCGCGGTCTCGGACTTCACGCGGCGGTGATCCTGTTGGCGGTGACGCTGGGCGGCAGTCTGGCCGGAGTGGTCGGCAGCCTGCTGGCGGTTCCGGCGGCGGCACTGATCGCGGTGGTCTGGAACTATCTGCGCGAGCAGTTGACAGAGCCCCCGTCCGGCCCGGAAACCGACGGGTCAGCCACCGCCAACGCCCCCTTGTAG
- a CDS encoding acyl-CoA dehydrogenase family protein produces MDAAFTAEQDEMRRTLREILGKRCGPDEVKAAVRTAAGHDRELWQQLAQQLGLPGIAVAEEYGGVGCTPADLALACEETGRVLLPSPLLATAVLAAPLVTALGTGTQRSTLLPPLAAGGLTAALAVPGPALATALALTSDDVRGDWAGGGRAGGVQARAVDGGWRLYGEVAQVLDGHSAALLLVAAHTGGFARSRTLLFLVREDAPGLVRARQATLDETRPQGRVQLRDVEAELLGGGGPDAGADVLGALAAAGRGAAAVLAAEAVGAAGQALARTVEYVQQREQFGRAIGSFQAVKHRLADLYVQVQAARSAAYYAAWDPHQGGLALAQALEALRTTAGEAIQLHGGIGFTWEHDAHLYFKRAAADELLFGPVHRLRAHAADAAGLFTPAPRNEKVAV; encoded by the coding sequence ATGGATGCCGCCTTCACCGCGGAGCAGGACGAGATGCGCCGTACCCTGCGCGAGATCCTGGGCAAACGCTGCGGCCCGGACGAGGTCAAGGCCGCCGTCCGCACCGCCGCCGGACACGACCGCGAGCTGTGGCAGCAGCTCGCCCAGCAGCTCGGACTGCCGGGCATCGCCGTGGCCGAGGAGTACGGCGGTGTCGGCTGCACCCCCGCCGACCTCGCCCTGGCCTGCGAGGAGACCGGGCGGGTGCTGCTGCCCTCGCCGCTGCTGGCCACCGCCGTGCTCGCCGCGCCGCTGGTCACCGCCCTGGGCACCGGAACCCAGCGCTCCACCCTGCTCCCGCCGCTCGCGGCCGGCGGCCTCACCGCCGCCCTCGCCGTCCCCGGCCCGGCCCTCGCCACCGCCCTCGCGCTCACCTCGGACGACGTCCGCGGCGACTGGGCCGGCGGAGGCCGCGCCGGAGGCGTGCAGGCCCGCGCCGTGGACGGCGGCTGGCGGCTCTACGGGGAGGTCGCCCAGGTGCTCGACGGGCACAGCGCAGCCCTGCTGCTCGTCGCCGCGCACACGGGGGGCTTCGCCCGCAGCCGCACCCTGCTCTTCCTCGTACGGGAGGACGCGCCCGGCCTCGTACGGGCCCGGCAGGCCACCCTCGACGAGACCCGGCCGCAGGGCCGCGTCCAGCTGAGGGACGTCGAAGCCGAACTGCTCGGTGGCGGCGGCCCGGACGCCGGAGCGGACGTGCTCGGCGCCCTCGCCGCAGCCGGCCGCGGCGCCGCCGCCGTCCTGGCCGCGGAGGCGGTCGGCGCGGCCGGGCAGGCACTCGCCCGCACTGTGGAGTACGTACAGCAGCGCGAGCAGTTCGGCCGGGCCATCGGCTCGTTCCAGGCCGTCAAACACCGGCTCGCCGACCTCTACGTACAGGTCCAGGCGGCCCGCTCGGCCGCCTACTACGCCGCCTGGGACCCGCACCAGGGCGGCCTCGCCCTCGCCCAGGCCCTGGAAGCCCTGCGGACCACCGCCGGCGAGGCGATCCAGCTGCACGGCGGCATCGGCTTCACCTGGGAGCACGACGCCCACCTCTACTTCAAGCGGGCGGCCGCCGACGAACTGCTCTTCGGTCCCGTCCACCGGCTGCGCGCCCACGCCGCGGACGCCGCCGGCCTGTTCACCCCCGCCCCACGGAACGAGAAGGTGGCCGTCTGA
- a CDS encoding SDR family oxidoreductase: MNGKAVLVTGGSRGIGAAIALAMAEAGADVAITYTANEAAAKEVVRGIEALGRRGAAVRADAGDVGDAAGSVDWAAQTFGRLDVLVNNAGVGVLGPLAGLTLADVDRVLAVNVRGAFLASQAAAGHMGQGGRIITIGTCMTQRVPGPGGTLYAMSKSALTGLTKALARELGGRGITANIVHPGPVDTDMNPADGPYADPQAAMTALGRFGRPEEIAATVAFLAGDGAAYITGSEFSVDGGHAA, from the coding sequence ATGAACGGCAAGGCGGTTCTGGTGACGGGTGGCAGCCGGGGCATCGGTGCGGCGATCGCACTGGCGATGGCCGAGGCGGGAGCCGATGTGGCCATCACCTACACGGCGAACGAAGCCGCGGCCAAGGAAGTGGTCCGCGGGATCGAGGCCCTCGGACGCCGAGGCGCCGCCGTCAGGGCGGACGCGGGCGATGTCGGTGACGCCGCCGGCTCCGTGGACTGGGCGGCGCAGACGTTCGGCCGGCTCGACGTGCTGGTCAACAACGCCGGCGTGGGCGTCCTGGGCCCGCTCGCCGGGCTGACGCTGGCCGACGTCGACCGCGTGCTCGCGGTCAACGTACGGGGCGCGTTCCTCGCCTCGCAGGCGGCAGCGGGCCACATGGGCCAGGGAGGCCGGATCATCACCATCGGCACCTGCATGACCCAGCGGGTACCGGGGCCCGGCGGAACGCTGTACGCGATGAGCAAGTCGGCGCTGACCGGGCTCACCAAGGCCCTCGCCCGGGAGCTCGGCGGACGGGGCATCACCGCCAACATCGTCCACCCCGGACCGGTCGACACCGACATGAACCCGGCCGACGGACCCTACGCGGACCCCCAGGCCGCGATGACGGCCCTCGGCCGGTTCGGCCGGCCGGAGGAGATCGCGGCCACGGTCGCCTTCCTCGCCGGAGACGGAGCCGCCTACATCACCGGCTCCGAATTCTCCGTCGACGGCGGGCACGCGGCCTGA
- a CDS encoding nitroreductase family deazaflavin-dependent oxidoreductase codes for MAVSAGVGVKLMQKVSSTLLFAKIAPHVIPAMDKAVHKLTRGKVILSAQMLPGVILTAKGAKTGAPRTTPLACMPEQDGVSWLLIGSNFGRPGHPAWTANLLKNPDADVSWKGTNIAVRARLLAGEERAAAWQAALKFWPPYATYQARIEREIRLFRLERR; via the coding sequence ATGGCTGTGTCCGCCGGCGTCGGCGTCAAACTGATGCAGAAGGTCTCCTCGACCCTGCTGTTCGCCAAAATCGCACCGCACGTCATCCCCGCCATGGACAAGGCGGTGCACAAGCTGACCCGCGGCAAGGTCATCCTCAGCGCCCAGATGCTCCCCGGCGTGATCCTCACCGCCAAGGGAGCCAAGACCGGCGCCCCGCGCACCACCCCGCTCGCGTGCATGCCGGAGCAGGACGGTGTGAGCTGGCTGTTGATCGGCTCCAACTTCGGCCGCCCCGGACACCCGGCATGGACCGCGAACCTGCTCAAGAACCCTGACGCGGACGTCAGTTGGAAGGGCACCAACATCGCCGTGCGCGCCCGCCTGCTGGCGGGCGAGGAGCGCGCGGCCGCCTGGCAGGCCGCGTTGAAGTTCTGGCCGCCGTACGCGACGTACCAGGCGCGCATCGAGCGCGAGATCCGGTTGTTCCGCCTGGAGCGTCGCTGA